A window of Lujinxingia sediminis contains these coding sequences:
- the mads1 gene encoding methylation-associated defense system helix-turn-helix domain-containing protein MAD1: MDDRWMSVDEIAEYLGVSKDTVYAWVTKKGMPGYKVGRFWKFKREDVDVWVRDGGAASDSDDDVKESNDE, translated from the coding sequence ATGGATGACCGCTGGATGTCGGTAGACGAGATCGCCGAATACCTCGGTGTCAGCAAGGACACCGTCTACGCCTGGGTCACCAAGAAGGGCATGCCTGGCTACAAGGTCGGCCGCTTCTGGAAGTTCAAGCGGGAGGACGTGGACGTGTGGGTGCGCGATGGCGGCGCGGCCAGTGACTCGGATGACGACGTGAAGGAGAGCAACGATGAGTAA
- a CDS encoding DUF4268 domain-containing protein gives MTKRIEGRARTVRELLDGARYTIDFYQREYAWQERQVRELIDDLSGKFLDFYQPEHARRAVADYGHYFLGSIVISHKRSKRFIVDGQQRLTTLSLLLIFLNHQQRGIEGAVDVTKLIYSERFGTKDFNLAVPEREGVMQTLLEGGSPNLHDASESVVTIARRYENIGDHFPEEISGEVLPYFVDWLLENVHLVEIEAYKDEDAYTIFETMNDRGLSLSLAEMLKGYVLANITREEDQRAVNTTWKAHMQAFKEFGDDEDIDFFKNWLRARYAETIRPGKKGAENKDYERIGSEFHRWVRDQRERMGLKSSESYVRFVQRDLNFYGKYALAIRRASTQITEGWESIYFNEDRGFTLQHQALLAALHPGDSDQVVRQKVRLVADFLDIWLARRVWNFRTIAYSSVKYTLFMLTRELRHRNVQELSDFLREQLDAQPETFVTQPRLRLHNQNYRQIRHILARLTHWVDAQCGLTSHFEDLVSQGRARPFEIEHIWADDYDRFADDFAHPSEFEVERNRLGGLLLLQRGLNQSLGDATFEVKRDAYVTQGESMLARSLHPAAYAKSPGFRALRERTGLAFKPYESFGPEAQAERQELYIRIAEWVWNPSRLEVDGGGERAPVHGEIVYGESLAAKAVPSERPSDIRRFEARYGFWKVLLAESHARSELHTNISPGRASYVGARRHGQEWNYVVLMEETRVELYINSSNPADNKPLFDALHAEREAIEAAFGDNLDWQRLDDKKVSRISYTVPGGWADEARWGEVAGRAVGAMERLYGVLGERVGVLEGV, from the coding sequence ATGACCAAACGCATTGAAGGCCGCGCCCGCACCGTCCGCGAGCTGCTCGACGGGGCGCGCTACACGATCGACTTCTACCAGCGCGAGTACGCCTGGCAGGAGCGTCAGGTGCGCGAGCTTATCGACGACCTCAGCGGCAAGTTTCTGGACTTCTATCAGCCGGAACACGCTCGCCGCGCGGTGGCCGACTACGGGCATTATTTTCTGGGCTCGATCGTCATCAGCCATAAGCGCAGCAAGCGCTTTATTGTGGACGGGCAGCAGCGCCTGACCACGCTCTCGTTGTTGCTGATCTTTTTGAACCATCAGCAGCGCGGCATCGAGGGCGCGGTCGATGTCACGAAGCTCATTTATTCGGAGCGTTTCGGCACCAAAGACTTCAACCTGGCGGTGCCCGAGCGTGAAGGCGTGATGCAGACGCTGCTGGAGGGCGGCTCGCCCAACCTCCACGACGCGAGCGAGTCGGTGGTGACGATCGCGCGGCGCTACGAGAATATCGGCGACCATTTTCCCGAAGAGATCTCGGGTGAGGTGCTGCCCTATTTTGTGGACTGGCTCCTGGAGAACGTGCACCTGGTGGAGATCGAGGCGTACAAAGACGAAGACGCCTACACCATCTTCGAGACGATGAACGACCGCGGCCTCTCGCTAAGCCTTGCCGAGATGCTCAAGGGCTACGTGCTCGCCAATATCACCCGTGAGGAGGACCAGCGGGCGGTCAACACCACCTGGAAGGCCCATATGCAGGCCTTTAAAGAGTTCGGTGACGACGAGGACATCGACTTCTTTAAGAACTGGCTGCGCGCTCGCTACGCCGAGACGATTCGCCCGGGCAAAAAGGGCGCCGAGAACAAAGACTATGAGCGCATCGGCTCCGAATTTCATCGTTGGGTGCGCGACCAGCGGGAGCGCATGGGGCTGAAAAGCTCGGAGAGCTATGTGCGCTTTGTGCAACGCGACCTGAACTTCTACGGCAAATACGCGCTCGCCATCCGCCGCGCCTCGACGCAGATCACCGAGGGCTGGGAGTCCATCTACTTCAACGAAGACCGTGGGTTCACACTCCAACACCAGGCCCTACTCGCCGCACTCCACCCCGGCGACTCCGACCAGGTGGTGCGCCAGAAGGTGCGCCTGGTCGCCGACTTCCTCGACATCTGGCTTGCACGCCGCGTGTGGAACTTCCGCACGATTGCGTACTCCTCGGTCAAATACACCCTCTTCATGCTCACCCGCGAGCTGCGCCACCGAAACGTGCAGGAACTCTCCGACTTCTTACGCGAGCAACTCGACGCCCAGCCCGAGACCTTCGTCACCCAGCCGCGCCTGCGCCTGCATAATCAAAACTACCGCCAGATCCGCCACATCCTCGCGCGCCTCACCCACTGGGTCGACGCCCAATGCGGCCTGACCTCCCACTTCGAGGACCTCGTCTCCCAGGGCCGCGCGCGCCCCTTCGAGATCGAACATATCTGGGCCGACGATTACGACCGCTTCGCCGACGACTTCGCCCACCCCTCCGAATTCGAGGTTGAGCGCAACCGCCTGGGCGGCCTGCTCCTCCTGCAACGCGGCCTCAACCAGAGCCTCGGCGACGCCACCTTTGAGGTCAAACGCGACGCCTACGTCACCCAGGGCGAGTCGATGCTGGCGCGGAGCCTGCACCCGGCGGCGTATGCGAAAAGCCCGGGGTTCCGCGCGCTGCGCGAGCGCACCGGTCTGGCGTTTAAGCCCTACGAGAGTTTTGGCCCCGAGGCCCAGGCCGAGCGGCAGGAGTTGTATATCAGGATTGCGGAGTGGGTGTGGAATCCGAGTCGGTTGGAGGTGGATGGGGGTGGGGAGAGGGCTCCGGTGCATGGGGAGATTGTGTATGGGGAGTCGTTGGCGGCGAAGGCGGTACCCAGTGAGAGACCCAGCGACATCAGGCGTTTCGAGGCGAGGTACGGATTCTGGAAGGTGCTGCTCGCCGAGTCGCACGCGAGGAGTGAGTTGCATACGAACATTTCTCCGGGGCGTGCGAGCTACGTCGGCGCACGCCGGCACGGGCAGGAATGGAACTACGTGGTACTGATGGAGGAGACCCGCGTGGAGCTCTACATCAACAGCTCGAACCCGGCCGACAACAAGCCTTTGTTTGACGCGCTCCACGCCGAGCGTGAGGCGATCGAAGCGGCGTTTGGCGACAACCTCGACTGGCAGCGTCTCGACGATAAGAAAGTGTCGCGCATCAGCTACACCGTCCCTGGCGGATGGGCGGACGAAGCTCGGTGGGGCGAGGTGGCTGGGAGGGCGGTTGGGGCGATGGAGCGGTTGTATGGGGTGTTGGGGGAGAGGGTTGGGGTGTTGGAGGGGGTGTGA
- the mads5 gene encoding methylation-associated defense system restriction endonuclease subunit S MAD5 — protein MRTGTATRAELDGEGTRLQAGYHLSEDQRAVARLRKLAGQCVPLGQLVEHEGLFTGSIFKRVYASGAAHGKPYVSPSDLLKVEVRSCSFLSPLVGSDRIERLALKPGTVLVTCSGMNLGQAIWCRPDMDGLIASHDLIRIEVNGSRVPAGYVYAYLAGRFGHAWIRKQIYGGNIKHVEADHLEPLPVPRLDPQLEVDVDAKVRRFAELVASYRQGLDAATQLLFSHLEIEDIDAEQWWDDSRHLGWVHHGASRETLRALNHHPVAAELAGRIRAGTHSLLGELCRPELFKGKIIFKRIDAEPPYAVMLLGQRNAFRLRPYGRMISKASIQGLGLQVPPLSTMIPSHGTLGEGELYCRAFIVTSETAKYAYSGDFFRCIPIPEKVPPGYLFAFLRSETAFRLLRSISAGGKQQEQHPALMWRMPIPRLEAPREEEIHQRIVTACEQLDEALLLEEQARKEVERAIQEAS, from the coding sequence ATGAGGACGGGAACCGCGACAAGAGCCGAGCTCGATGGAGAAGGGACTCGCCTTCAGGCGGGCTACCATCTCTCTGAGGATCAGCGGGCCGTTGCACGCCTCCGAAAACTGGCCGGACAGTGTGTCCCCCTTGGGCAACTCGTAGAGCACGAGGGGCTGTTCACCGGCTCCATTTTCAAGCGCGTGTATGCGTCCGGCGCTGCCCATGGCAAGCCGTACGTCTCGCCGAGTGACCTCCTAAAGGTGGAGGTGCGGTCGTGCAGTTTCCTCTCGCCACTCGTGGGTTCCGATCGGATTGAGCGACTTGCCCTGAAGCCAGGCACCGTGCTCGTCACTTGCTCCGGAATGAACCTGGGCCAGGCGATTTGGTGCCGCCCCGACATGGACGGCCTAATTGCGTCCCATGACCTCATTCGGATCGAGGTCAACGGCTCACGGGTACCGGCTGGGTACGTCTACGCCTACCTGGCTGGTCGCTTCGGACACGCGTGGATTCGCAAGCAGATCTACGGCGGCAACATCAAACACGTCGAGGCAGACCACCTCGAGCCACTTCCCGTACCCCGTCTCGATCCCCAGCTCGAGGTCGACGTGGACGCCAAGGTGCGCCGTTTCGCAGAGCTGGTCGCGAGCTACCGGCAGGGACTCGATGCGGCGACCCAACTTCTGTTCTCCCACCTGGAGATCGAGGACATCGACGCCGAGCAATGGTGGGACGACTCCCGACACCTTGGCTGGGTTCACCACGGGGCGTCACGCGAAACGCTCCGAGCCCTCAATCACCATCCGGTAGCGGCGGAGCTCGCAGGCCGCATCCGGGCTGGCACCCACTCGCTTCTCGGCGAGCTCTGCCGACCAGAGTTGTTCAAGGGGAAGATCATCTTCAAGCGGATCGATGCGGAGCCCCCGTACGCGGTGATGCTGCTCGGTCAGCGGAACGCCTTCCGATTGCGCCCCTACGGTCGCATGATCTCGAAGGCGTCGATTCAGGGCCTTGGGCTTCAGGTTCCGCCACTGTCGACGATGATTCCTTCGCACGGAACGCTCGGTGAGGGGGAGCTGTACTGCCGTGCCTTCATCGTGACGTCGGAGACGGCCAAGTACGCATACAGCGGAGACTTCTTCCGTTGTATTCCCATCCCAGAGAAGGTCCCGCCAGGGTACCTGTTCGCCTTCCTTCGTAGCGAGACGGCGTTCAGGCTGCTTCGGTCGATCAGTGCTGGGGGCAAGCAACAAGAGCAGCACCCTGCTCTTATGTGGCGCATGCCAATCCCTCGACTCGAGGCGCCCCGCGAGGAGGAGATCCACCAGCGCATCGTGACCGCGTGCGAGCAACTGGACGAAGCACTGCTGCTTGAGGAGCAAGCGAGGAAAGAAGTCGAACGCGCGATCCAGGAGGCGTCCTGA
- a CDS encoding virulence RhuM family protein — translation MSDHSPAELIFYETAEGKVRVEVHHEDETFWLSQRHMAELFGVEVPTIIHHLKEIYSSGELTEEATTRKFRVVRTEGNRSVSRDISHYNLDAIISVGYRVNSSQATRFRIWATNTLREFIVKGFVLDDERLKLNRRFGKDYFDELLERIREIRASERRFYLKITDIYEQCSVDYDKNAAMTKTFFKTVQNKLHWAVAGKTAAEIIAERANADKPAMGLTTWKNAPDGKVIKRDVSVAKNYLIETEIKELERIVSMYLDYAENQAARQRPMKMADWIKKLDAFLEFNEYEVLTNAGKVSANVAKALAEEEYSKFRVRQDREFESDFEREVKRVRGKGE, via the coding sequence ATGAGCGATCACTCGCCAGCCGAGCTTATTTTCTACGAGACGGCTGAGGGCAAGGTGCGGGTTGAGGTTCATCATGAGGATGAGACCTTCTGGCTTTCGCAGCGGCACATGGCCGAGCTTTTCGGGGTGGAGGTACCGACCATTATCCACCACTTAAAAGAGATCTACAGCTCAGGTGAGCTGACGGAGGAGGCAACTACTCGAAAATTTCGAGTAGTTCGAACCGAGGGTAATCGCTCGGTTTCTCGCGATATATCGCACTACAACCTCGACGCGATCATCTCCGTCGGTTACCGCGTCAACAGCTCCCAGGCCACCCGTTTCCGCATCTGGGCGACGAACACGCTGCGGGAGTTTATCGTCAAGGGCTTTGTGCTTGATGATGAGCGTCTCAAGCTCAACCGGCGCTTTGGCAAGGACTACTTCGACGAGCTTCTGGAGCGGATTCGGGAGATCCGGGCCAGTGAGCGGCGCTTTTATCTAAAAATCACGGACATCTACGAGCAGTGCAGCGTCGACTACGATAAGAACGCGGCGATGACGAAGACCTTTTTTAAAACGGTGCAGAACAAGCTGCACTGGGCGGTCGCTGGCAAGACCGCCGCCGAGATCATCGCCGAGCGCGCCAACGCCGACAAACCCGCCATGGGCCTCACCACCTGGAAGAACGCGCCGGACGGGAAGGTCATCAAAAGGGATGTGAGCGTCGCGAAAAACTACCTGATCGAGACCGAGATCAAAGAGCTGGAGCGCATCGTCTCCATGTACCTCGATTACGCCGAGAACCAGGCCGCTCGCCAGCGGCCGATGAAGATGGCCGACTGGATCAAAAAGCTCGACGCGTTTCTGGAGTTTAACGAGTACGAGGTTTTGACGAATGCCGGGAAGGTCTCTGCGAACGTGGCAAAGGCGCTGGCCGAGGAGGAGTATTCGAAGTTCCGGGTTCGGCAGGATCGGGAGTTTGAGAGTGATTTTGAGCGGGAGGTGAAGCGGGTGCGGGGGAAGGGTGAGTGA
- the mads2 gene encoding methylation-associated defense system DNA methyltransferase MAD2, whose protein sequence is MSNDLAVEEIDQAGDDEVTSLEEGKILDYITGDPVKDSAKEQVRQRIARALFHEYGISVEDMARDFKMKIDGRKKKGADIAIFAPGEAHTVENLRRIVVCEKEPKKGSKGAYKMRDHEQAKKDFALLHAAMTEADGCAWGLWTNGLELFFFEKEVTRFDVKFHPRADWPLSGETLGSRTVHSHATLRRADPEMLRIAFRRCHNFIHGNEGMPKDAAFWQFLYLIFAKMHDERRPRDEEPRFWAGPTEQFDAKGRGAIRARIEPLFEEVKSKYSDIFRGNEEITLSDRALAFMVSELAKYDFRRTDVDAKGAAYQEIVGTNLRGDRGQYFTPRGAINLMVQMLNPQPGERVLDPSCGTGGFLVATVNHWLEKFNAETESGGADTDDFLSVAEHIRELVESNIFGADFDPFLVRATTMNLMMAAGAKAKISHMDSLAFPKGHLSGVPIAKETFPLGSIDVLMTNPPFGSEIPITDPTILGDYDLAAKWDKDGDAYRRGDGLQTSVAPEVLFIQRAIEWLKPGGRMGIVLPNGILGNPGDEYIREWVLRHCWVLASVELPVEVFKAEANVNILTSLLFLKRKTQQEVQATDLSGDPDYPIFMAVADKVGLGPRGDVIYKRGPDGIELLEEVEERERIRINGKSVERVLRRKQKIVDDDLPEIARAYSDFRKTTPEPGL, encoded by the coding sequence ATGAGTAACGACCTCGCAGTCGAAGAGATCGATCAGGCCGGCGACGACGAGGTCACCTCGCTCGAAGAGGGCAAGATCCTCGACTACATCACCGGCGACCCCGTCAAGGACTCGGCGAAGGAGCAGGTGCGCCAGCGTATCGCCCGGGCCCTCTTCCACGAGTACGGCATCTCCGTCGAGGACATGGCCCGCGACTTCAAGATGAAGATCGACGGCCGGAAGAAGAAGGGAGCGGACATCGCTATCTTCGCTCCAGGTGAGGCCCACACCGTCGAGAACCTCCGCCGAATCGTCGTCTGCGAAAAGGAGCCGAAGAAGGGCAGCAAGGGCGCGTACAAGATGCGCGACCATGAACAGGCCAAGAAGGACTTCGCGCTTCTTCACGCAGCGATGACCGAAGCTGACGGCTGTGCGTGGGGACTCTGGACGAACGGCCTCGAGCTCTTCTTCTTCGAGAAGGAGGTCACACGTTTCGACGTCAAGTTCCATCCCCGTGCCGACTGGCCGCTGTCTGGCGAGACTCTCGGCTCGCGGACGGTGCACTCGCACGCGACGCTCCGGCGAGCGGATCCGGAGATGCTCCGCATCGCCTTCAGGCGTTGCCACAACTTCATCCACGGCAACGAAGGAATGCCCAAGGACGCTGCCTTTTGGCAGTTCCTCTACCTCATCTTTGCCAAGATGCATGACGAGCGCCGTCCACGCGATGAGGAGCCCCGGTTCTGGGCTGGTCCCACCGAGCAATTCGATGCCAAGGGGCGTGGAGCCATTCGAGCTCGCATCGAGCCGCTGTTCGAGGAAGTGAAGTCGAAGTACTCGGACATCTTCCGTGGAAATGAGGAAATCACCCTCTCAGATCGAGCCTTGGCGTTCATGGTGTCGGAACTCGCCAAGTACGACTTCCGAAGGACGGACGTCGATGCCAAGGGAGCAGCGTATCAGGAGATCGTCGGAACCAACCTTCGCGGTGATCGCGGGCAGTACTTCACCCCGAGGGGGGCCATCAATCTGATGGTCCAGATGCTCAACCCTCAGCCTGGAGAACGGGTCCTCGACCCCTCGTGCGGGACCGGCGGGTTCCTTGTCGCCACCGTCAACCACTGGCTCGAGAAGTTCAACGCCGAGACGGAGAGCGGCGGTGCAGACACTGACGACTTCCTTTCGGTCGCTGAGCACATTCGTGAGCTTGTCGAGAGCAACATCTTCGGTGCGGACTTCGACCCCTTCTTGGTCAGGGCAACGACCATGAACCTGATGATGGCGGCCGGCGCCAAGGCGAAGATCTCGCACATGGACTCGCTCGCATTCCCGAAAGGCCACCTGTCGGGCGTGCCCATCGCGAAGGAGACATTCCCGCTCGGTAGCATCGATGTGCTCATGACCAACCCACCGTTCGGGTCTGAGATCCCGATTACGGATCCAACGATCCTGGGCGACTACGACCTAGCCGCGAAGTGGGACAAGGACGGTGATGCCTATCGACGGGGCGACGGCCTGCAGACGTCTGTGGCGCCCGAGGTTCTCTTTATCCAGAGGGCGATCGAGTGGCTTAAGCCAGGCGGCCGGATGGGAATCGTTCTGCCCAATGGAATTCTCGGCAACCCTGGCGACGAGTACATCCGTGAGTGGGTGCTCCGACACTGTTGGGTGCTCGCCAGCGTTGAGCTTCCTGTCGAAGTCTTCAAGGCGGAAGCCAACGTAAACATCCTGACGAGCCTCCTCTTCCTCAAGAGGAAGACGCAGCAGGAAGTGCAAGCAACGGATCTCTCGGGGGACCCGGACTACCCCATCTTCATGGCGGTGGCGGACAAGGTGGGCCTCGGCCCTCGCGGGGACGTGATCTACAAGCGTGGCCCCGACGGAATCGAACTTCTCGAGGAAGTGGAAGAGCGTGAGCGCATCCGCATCAACGGGAAGTCCGTTGAACGGGTCCTTCGTCGCAAGCAGAAGATCGTCGACGACGACCTGCCTGAGATCGCGCGTGCCTACAGCGATTTCCGGAAGACTACACCGGAGCCGGGGCTATGA
- a CDS encoding class I SAM-dependent methyltransferase: protein MNLPLIIDLHKPHPRLGPGSRADTLRAIELAGLRERRDLEIADLGCGTGASALVLAESLDTHITAVDLFPDFLDELERRATERGLDGRITPLEASIDALPFEPESLDAIWSEGAIYNLGFEGGLKAWRPFLKPGGILAVSEITWLTAESPETTLAAPPRPPLTTRPSEIQEYWQNAYPEIDPASAKIAQLEAQGFTPIGYFPLPPSSWLDAYYRPLQADFDAFLQRHNHSDDARACVAEHQHEIELYERYLAYYSYGFYIARKV, encoded by the coding sequence ATGAACCTCCCCCTCATCATCGACCTCCACAAACCCCACCCGCGCCTCGGCCCCGGCTCCCGCGCCGACACCCTGCGCGCCATCGAGCTCGCCGGCCTTCGCGAGCGCCGCGACTTAGAGATCGCCGACCTGGGCTGCGGCACCGGCGCCTCCGCCCTGGTGCTGGCCGAGAGCCTCGACACCCACATCACCGCCGTCGATCTTTTTCCCGACTTCCTCGACGAGCTCGAGCGCCGCGCCACCGAGCGGGGCCTCGACGGGCGCATCACCCCGCTCGAAGCCTCCATCGACGCGCTCCCCTTTGAGCCGGAGTCTCTCGACGCCATCTGGTCGGAGGGCGCCATCTACAACCTGGGCTTTGAGGGCGGGCTGAAGGCCTGGCGCCCCTTCCTCAAACCGGGCGGCATCCTGGCCGTCTCCGAGATCACCTGGCTCACCGCCGAGTCTCCCGAAACGACGCTGGCGGCGCCCCCGCGTCCTCCCCTCACGACGCGCCCCTCCGAAATCCAGGAGTACTGGCAGAACGCCTACCCCGAAATCGACCCGGCCTCCGCCAAAATCGCCCAACTCGAAGCACAGGGCTTCACCCCCATCGGCTACTTTCCCCTGCCCCCCTCAAGCTGGCTTGACGCCTACTACCGCCCCCTCCAGGCCGACTTCGACGCCTTTCTTCAGCGTCACAACCACTCCGACGACGCCCGGGCCTGCGTCGCCGAACACCAGCACGAGATCGAACTCTACGAGCGCTACCTGGCCTACTACAGCTACGGCTTCTACATCGCCCGCAAGGTATGA